The Mucilaginibacter rubeus genomic interval CCTTCCCTAAACGGGTAAACTGCACTGCCATTTTGGCCCAGCGCTTAAACTTTCTTTCTTTGCGGAATTCAAATGCTCTTCCCATGTGTTTTTAGTTCATTGTTCATGGTTGATGGTTCATGGATCAACCTTGTTGTTTTACAAAGCTTTGCCCTATAAAGACAAGGCGGTAAATATAATATTTGTTTATAAAAAGGCGGATAAAAACCTTTAACCTTTATCCTTTCGCCTTTAACCTTAAATTATCGTTTTCAAGTTGGTCAGCATATCGGCTACCATTTTAGGCAGATCATATTCCAATTTCCAGCCCCAATCATTTTGCGCGTAGCTATCATCAATTGATTTTGGCCAGCTATCGGCTATAGCCTGGCGCGGATCATTATCGCTGTAGCTGATCTCAAATTTAGGGATCAGTTTTTTGATTTCTGCCGCCAATTGCTCGGGCGTAAAGCTGATGCCTGCAAGGTTATACGATGAGCGGATGCTGATCTGTTCTGCTGACGCGTCCATCAAACTGATAGTAGCCCTGATGGCATCATCCATATACATCATGGGTAGGGCAGTACCTTCGGCCAGGAAACTTTCGTAGCTGCCGGTTTTTAATGCATGGTGAAAAATATGTACCGCATAATCTGTTGTGCCACCGCCGGGGTTAGCTTTCCAGCCTATTAATCCCGGATAGCGGATACTGCGTACATCAAGTCCGTATTTATTAAAATAGTATTCACACCAGCGTTCGCCGGCCAGTTTACTGAATCCATAAACCGTATTGGGATCCATGACGCAATACTGCGGCGTATCATGCTGCGGTGAATGCGGACCGAAAACCGCTATTGAACTTGGCCAAAAAACTTTAGCTGTTTTAAACTCCACCGCGAAATCAAGTACGTGCAGCAAGCCGGTCATGTTGAGGTCCCAGGCCATTTTAGGCTTTTGCTCGCCTACTGCCGAAAGAATGGCGGCCAACAGGTAAACCTGCGTGGGGCGGTGCTTGTCAAATATGTGGTGCAGGTTGTCTTTATCAAGCACGTTGATCAGTTCAAACGGCCCGGTGCTGCCACGCATGGCATAGGTAGGGCTATTAATATCTGAAGCTACAACAGCCTCGGCCCCATGTATATTTCTCAAAGCCATTACCAGTTCGGTGCCTATCTGGCCATTGGCGCCTATCACTAAAATCTTTTCGCTCATGCAATTTTGAGTTTACCGCGCAAAGGTAGGAAATTGACCGTTGATTATTTTTTGATTGCGTTGATTACGCTGATTTTTTGACCGTTGATTTCTGTCTGAATCAGAATCTCCAGAATTTAAGGATTTACAGAATTGCTCAGAAATCTGAACTCGAATTAAACGAATTATTAGAATTTCTTGAATTTTGCTCGGCATTCTATCAATTCCCTTAATTCTAAAAAATTCCGGTTCAGAGAAATTAATCGCTTTCATAAGTCACAAGTCAGCCACCCGCCAGTCCGTCGCTCAAGACTTGCGCCAGTAAAAGATATTCTGTCAATTTTCAAATTCTGGAGATTCTGATTCAGACAAACAAACCACTCACCTAATCAACTCAATCAACCTCCAACCCAATACTCCATAAAAACCATAGACTTTATATTTTCAGGATACCAAAAAAATGTGCATATTTGAGGGTTTAACTTTTAAAACGCATAATTAATTAAAAACAGGCGCTGTGAAGCAGCCTGATACATTTCAAAAACAATTTAAAAAATGAAAGTCGCAGTAGTAGGTGCTACAGGATTAGTAGGCACCAAAATGTTGCAGGTTCTTGCAGAACGCAACTTCCCCGTTACAGAATTAATTCCCGTAGCTTCAGAAAAAAGTATTGGTAAAGAAATTACTTTTAAGGGTAAGCAGTTTAAGGTGGTTTCTGTTGAGGATGCGATTAAGATGAAGCCGGACGTAGCAATTTTCTCGGCCGGCGGAAGCACTTCATTACAGCAAGCTCCTTTATTTGCGGCTGCTGGTACAACTGTTATTGATAATTCATCGGCATGGCGCATGGACCCAACCAAAAAACTGGTTGTGCCCGAAGTAAACGCTGATGTACTTACCGCCGAAGATAAGATCATCGCTAACCCAAATTGCTCAACCATACAAATGGTAGTGGCTTTAAAACCACTGCACGATAAATACAAAATTAAAAGGGTAGTAGTTTCAACCTACCAATCTGTTACCGGTACGGGCGTTAAAGCTGTTGATCAGTTATTTAACGAGCGTAAAGGTATTGACGGACCGAAAGTATACCCTTACACTATCGATTTAAACGTGATTCCGCAGATTGACGTATTTACCGAAAACGGTTATACCAAAGAGGAAATGAAAATGATCCTCGAAACTAAAAAGATCATGGGCGATGATAGTATTAAAGTAACTGCAACCACAGTGCGTATCCCGGTAATGGGCGGTCACTCTGAGTCGGTTAACATAGAGTTTGCAAATGATTTTGACCTGACCGAAGTTCGTGAGCTGTTGGCTAACGCACCGGGCATTGTTGTGGTTGATGATACCGCTAACCTGAAATACCCAATGCCGCTTGACGCGCATGATAAAGATGAGGTATTTGTAGGCCGTATCCGCCGTGACGAAACTCAGGATAATACACTTAACTGCTGGATAGTATCTGATAACCTGCGTAAGGGTGCAGCTACCAATGCGGTACAAATTGCCGAGTACCTTGCTGCTCAGCACCTGATCGGTCAGCCGGTTGAGGCGTAAATAGCTATTACTTTTCAAAAGAATAGGATAGGGATAGTCATTTGATTATCCCTATTTTTATGCCGTAATATTTGATATGAAAATCCTAAAGCTTATTGCAATTTTTTGCGCCCTTTCTACCCGTCTCTTTGCGCAAACTCCCAAATCCATTGAGGCCGATTTTGACAAAGCATTTGAAAAGATTAGCTATTGGAATGAGCATTCATCTGAAGACACCAATGGGGACGGGTTATTTACTGCCAATTTGCAGATTGAAGCAAAAGTGAAATCTTATACCCAAAAATGCCCTGCAGCACTTGATCAGGCGTTTAAAAACATAGGTCTTGTATCCGAAGATGGTTTGTTCAGGATATTATCATGGGATACCATGACCGGGGGCACGCAACATGCTTATGAAAACATTATCCAATATAAGTCGGCGGGTAAAACCTTCACCATTGTAGATACTGTAAAAAACGACGATGATTACATATATGCCTATAATAAGTTACATACTTTGAAGGTTGGGAGCGAAACCTATTACCTTACTACTTATTATGGTATTTTCCATACATATGACATGGGAGCCGGGATCAGGGTATTTGCCATTCAGAATGGTAAACTGAATGATAAGGCAAAACTGATAAAAACCAGGAGCGGTTTAACCCATAAATTATATTATACTTATCATGTTGGTGAGGAACTCCAAAACGGGCTTGAATACCATCCGGAACAAAAAATAATTACATTTCCTGTTGTTATTGGCGATGGAAAAGTAACCGACAATATTATCACCTACAAATTTAACGGGCAATATTTTGAAAAAATAAAAAGCTAAAAAACAGGTAACTGGCAACGATGATAACAGAATATCCGCCCGGTTTGCTTTTTTTGCGTATCTTGTTTACCGATGAAAACCTTTAAGTTTATAATTGTTTTCTGCTGCTGTTTTTACTCAGCAAATTTGTTTGCCCAAAGTCCGCAGGCCATTGAGGCCGATCTGTTACGGATTTTTAAAAGGGTAAACTATTACGGCTCCCACAAAAAAGAGTGGAAGGCTATTGATTCATTAGAAAAAATGAACAAGATCTTTGGCTTTAAGCTAAAGTATTATACCTCCAAATATCCTGAAACCATTAATTATCCTTTTACCGAACTGGTTAAAGAGCGGGTAGTGATTGCCTCATCTGCCGATGGTTTGTTCCGTACCTATTCATGGGATACCAGGTTGGGCAGTACCGGGTATGATTTTGATAACGTTTTGCAGTACAAATTTAACGGCCAGGTTTTCTCTTCCTTAAAAATGGATTCGGTAGGGAAAAAGCATAACCCGGTGTTTTGGTATTCAAAAATCTACACGCTTAAAGCGGGGAGCAAAACCTATTACCTTGCAGCGTATAATTCGGTACGGTCGAGTGTTGACGCCACGCAGGGCATCCAGTTTTTTGCTATCGAGAACGCTAAACTGAACGGTGCAGTACTGTTGGTTAAAACCACAACGGGTTTGCATAGCAAGCTGTATTTTGATTACAATTTTCTGTCGGTGGTTGATATGAAGGTGATCCCGACTATTTATTACGATGCCAAAACACAAACCATCCATAGCCCCTTAGTTAATGCAAAACGACAGGTTACCCGCGACTATATCGTATATAAATTTACCGGCAAGTATTTTGAACGGGTAAAAAACTAACTTTGCCGCATGATCTCTTTCGCTCACCGTGTATTTATGGAAGTTGCCGCCAACTTGAGTTTCAGTAAGGCCGCACAGGTGCTGTTTATTACGCAGCCCGCCATTAGCAAGCATGTAAAGGCACTTGAAGATCAATACAAAGTGCCCTTGTTCGAGCGTAAAGGCAACAGTATTTTGCTTACCGAAGCAGGTAATAAACTAAACGAATACCTGCAGCAGGCAACAGAGATTGAACGGAAGGTTGAGTACGATCTTTCGGTGTTAAGCAACTTGTCACAAGCTGCCGGGCATTTGCGTTTGGGGGCGAGTACAACTATTGCCCTGTATATTTTACCTTCGATACTTTCTGGTTTTCAGCACGAGTACGCCAATGTTGATGTGCAATTGGTAAACCGCAACAGTGAGTATATCCTAAACGCTTTGCTTGATCATGAAGTTGATATTGGAATTATAGAAGTAGATAATAAGATTACTCAAGTATCATATAAACCTTTTATGAGCGATGAGGTGATCCCGGTTTGCTCGGCTAAGAGCCCACTGGCGGGTAAATCATTAACCTTAAAGCAGTTTGTAAAAACGCCATTAGCCGTGCGTGAACGTGGCTCCGGTACCCTGAATGCGGTATTGAAGGCTTTGTCGGCTTTACATATAAAACCGGCAGATTTGTCGGTAAAGATCCGTTTGGGTGGTACCGAGGCTTTGAAAAACTTCCTGCTGGCCGATCAGTGCCTGGGCTTTATGCCGCGACCATCTATTATCCGTCAGCTTGCCGAAGGCGACCTGGTTGAAGTACCTATTGAAGGCTTAAAAATTACCCGTGATTTCTTCTTTATCCGTCGCAAAGGTACTGAGGACTACGGGTTGACGAGCAATTTTATTAACTACGCCTTGCAGCATATTGGGCACTCTGCCGAATAATCGAATGCGAAAGATTTGATCTTTCTTAGAAGATATTTAAAATTCATTAATGCAAATTACAGGTATGTGAATGTTCATTGCCGTTGGTTTTAACCAACGGAATAATGAATAGCGGCAAATGGGCTTTAGCCTAAATCTGCTCGCTTTAATTGGGCTAAAGCCAAGACTTTTTAGTTTTTTTACCGTTGGTTAAAACCAACAGCAATGAATATTTTGAATTTTAAACAGCTACGCGATTGTTTTGATCAATGGCGGGTTGGCAGATTTAAGACTCTTTAAAGGGGCAGCGTCATGTGCTGCCTTTTTCATTATATGCCTTTGAAAGATAGGACGGATACTGGACATTATACTTTTGACATCCTCTCTAAAAAATAAATCTTAAAAATATAGTACTATGTATTGTATAGTACCATGTTTAATATTAACTTTGTTTTAATCAGAAGAAAACAATTTTAATATTATTAAAATGGACACTAAACCTCTGCTGTATACGGGCATCATCATTCCCGTTATATTCTGGCTTTCAACCATTATATGCGGTTTTATACACGGCAATTACAATCATATCAGTAATACCATAAGCGAGCTGGGGGCCATCGGCACAAAATCCGAAACTTTGATGGAAACATTTACGCTGCTTTGCACGGTGCTTAGTGTATTTTTTATGGCCGGGTTGTTTATAGCGTGCAGTCAGTTGAAGCTTAATATCCTGCCTGTGTTTGGGGTTGTAGGTTTCCCGGTTATGTTTGGCTGGGCGGCTATTTTTCACTCCGGTAATCACCTGCATTCGGCATCTGGGCCGGTGTTTTTGCTGCTTTATGTAGGCGCGCTGCTATCTGCTATTTTATGGCGGGGAGATAGCTTTAAACAAATCAGAAGGCTCTCGTTACTCAGCCTTGGTATTATGCTGCTCATTTTTATCCGCTTTATTCCTTCGACGACTATTGAAAACAATTATACCGGACTTATTCAACGATTTGCCCATCTGGGCTGGTCGGTTTGGTTTGTATCGATGGGAGCTTGTTTTATAAAACTCCTAAATAGCAAACAACATCAATTAAAATAATCATCATTAAAAATAACAACATGAAAAAATTAGGATACGTATTGATTATAATAGGCGTGATAGCCCTGTTAGATGGCTGCCACATAGGCGGAAGGCACACTGTTATTGTTGAAAACGGCAATGGAAAAGAAAGACGGATTGAATACTGGGGACATGTATATTTTTCGGCCGATAGCACAGGCATCGCACAGATCTCGCCAAATGGCAAGGTGAAATACAAAAACGACGACTTTGAAATAAGCGCCGAAAGTGATTATAATGGCCGCATCACCTACCAGTTTAATGACGGCGAAAAGAAAAAGGAACTGGATAACAACGAGAAGATCTCATTAGCGCGTGCCGTACGGGATATGATGAAGGTAGGGCATAGTAATAAATAGCGTAAATGCCTGTCATTCTGAGCGGGAGCGAAGAATCTTCTTCAATATGCAGGGCTATCGAGCATATTGAAGAAGATTCTTTGTGCCTAAGGATGAAAAAAGTTAAAAAAGAAGTTTTTTATATAAGACAACTGATTAACAATACCTTACTTCGTCCTTACATATGTTTCGTTATAACCATCGGCTATATAAATATCATACATATAGAGGCTATCGTTCCTGATAAGGTACGCAACGGGGCGGGTATCCAGCGTAGGGCCGGATATCAACAATGCATCCACAGTTTGGGTTGAACTAACCTTGAAATTTTTGGTTGTGCGGAATTTGGCTTCTATCAATAACTTATTGTCTTGAAAACTCCGAAAACTGCTGTCCGCATTGAATTCGTAACGAGCGGTATGGCCGGTGCTTTGCGGGGTACTGGTAGAACCGCCAATGCCGCCAACTGACTTTACCCAGCGCCATTTGCCAACGATGGTGTTGCTGCCCGCGCCGGGAATATTGTCTTTATTGCAAGCTGTGATACTACATAATACAATCGCGGAGATTAATAGCAGGATATTTTTCATAATTGTGGGTTTATAAAATACTTTACGGCATATTATTTCACTTTGCTACAATGTGTTGTAAATAATTTAAAGAAAATGCTTCTTGCATATTCAGCAAAATTCTTTGTATCATTAAAGCATGATAATTGTAATACAGTGTAAAGACAAAGTGGGCCTTGTGGCTGCCATATCTGCAACATTAGCCAAACACCTTCTTAACATAGTTTCCATGCGTGAGCATGTTGATCATAACGAAAATGTTTTCTTTACCCGCCTGGAGGTTGAAGACGGCGAAGATTCCGGGATTGAAGATTCATTAAGGAAAATATTACCCGAGGGAGCCTACATTTCAGTAAACCCCGAACCTGTTAAAAAGGTGGTGGTGCTGGCTACTAAAGAATATCATTGTCTGAGCGATATCCTGGTACGCAACCATTTTAATACCCTCGGTGCAAGTGTTCAATGTGTTATTGGTAACCATGCCAAGCTACAGGACATATGCGAGCGCTTTGATATCCCCTTTTATTACATCAGCCATGAAGGGGTAAGCAAGCCTGAGTTTGAACAGCAGGTAATAGCGACTATCAAGCAGTACACTCCTGATTATGTAATATTGGCCAAATTTATGCGGATCCTGTCACCGGAGTTCGTGGCCGAATTCCCGATGAAGATCATCAATATTCATCACTCGTTTTTACCGGCGTTTATAGGTGCTAACCCATACAAGCAGGCATTTGAACGTGGTGTTAAACTCATAGGGGCTACCGCCCATTACGTATCAAACGAACTTGATGAGGGGCCCATCATCGCGCAGCAGATTGTTCCTGTAAATCATTCCTACAGCTGGACAGATATGGTAAAAGCCGGGCAGGAGGTTGAAACCGCCGTATTGGCCAAAGCCCTGAAGCTTGTTTTTGAAGACCGGGTGTTTGTGTTTAAGAATAAAACGGTAGTGTTTGGGTAAGATTTAAAGCGGGCGGAAAAGTGCGATTCCCTCCTCTGGGAGGGTGTAGGGAGGGGTTTCTGCAAGATGCTCAATCTCGCAATACGTATAACCCCTCCCTGCCAACACACAATGCTAACGCGCCCCTCCCCAGGGAGGGAATGAATAAACCGGTGAATGAGAAAAATCTGCTTAGCTTAACGGCAAAGCATAATAAAACGTAGTGCCCTTCTTTTCCTTGCTTTCGGCCCAAAGGCGGCCGTTTATTTTATTGATGAACTCCTTGCAAATGGTTAAGGCTATACCGGCTCCTTTATCAAGCGAATCGGTTTTTTGATTGTTGTTGAACGAGAACAATTGCTTTATCATGTTTTCGCTGATGCCTCGCCCTTCATCTTTTACAGATACGATGAGTTCATTGGCGTTAACCTGCGCTTTTACTGTAATTACACCTCCTGCTGGCGAAAACTTGATGGCATTATGGATGAGGTTGCGGTTAATGAATTGGATGATCTCTTTGTCCGAAAAATAATCCAGATCATCCGGGACCTCGTTCCTGAACACAATCTTTTTAGCATCGATACTAAGCTTGAACATGGATGCCGCGTCATCAATTAGCTCTTTTACAGATAGTGTCTGTGCATTGAAAACATAGCCCGAAAGCTGTTTTTTTATCCATTGCAGGATATTATCAAAGGTGAGCAGGATATTTTGAATGTCGGTTTCTATCTGGTCATACAGGCCAAGTAATTGTTCTTTTTCAAAATCGCCCTCATCTTCGCGCAGCAAACGGATCATCGAAA includes:
- a CDS encoding NAD-dependent epimerase/dehydratase family protein produces the protein MSEKILVIGANGQIGTELVMALRNIHGAEAVVASDINSPTYAMRGSTGPFELINVLDKDNLHHIFDKHRPTQVYLLAAILSAVGEQKPKMAWDLNMTGLLHVLDFAVEFKTAKVFWPSSIAVFGPHSPQHDTPQYCVMDPNTVYGFSKLAGERWCEYYFNKYGLDVRSIRYPGLIGWKANPGGGTTDYAVHIFHHALKTGSYESFLAEGTALPMMYMDDAIRATISLMDASAEQISIRSSYNLAGISFTPEQLAAEIKKLIPKFEISYSDNDPRQAIADSWPKSIDDSYAQNDWGWKLEYDLPKMVADMLTNLKTII
- a CDS encoding aspartate-semialdehyde dehydrogenase, whose protein sequence is MKVAVVGATGLVGTKMLQVLAERNFPVTELIPVASEKSIGKEITFKGKQFKVVSVEDAIKMKPDVAIFSAGGSTSLQQAPLFAAAGTTVIDNSSAWRMDPTKKLVVPEVNADVLTAEDKIIANPNCSTIQMVVALKPLHDKYKIKRVVVSTYQSVTGTGVKAVDQLFNERKGIDGPKVYPYTIDLNVIPQIDVFTENGYTKEEMKMILETKKIMGDDSIKVTATTVRIPVMGGHSESVNIEFANDFDLTEVRELLANAPGIVVVDDTANLKYPMPLDAHDKDEVFVGRIRRDETQDNTLNCWIVSDNLRKGAATNAVQIAEYLAAQHLIGQPVEA
- a CDS encoding LysR family transcriptional regulator, whose protein sequence is MISFAHRVFMEVAANLSFSKAAQVLFITQPAISKHVKALEDQYKVPLFERKGNSILLTEAGNKLNEYLQQATEIERKVEYDLSVLSNLSQAAGHLRLGASTTIALYILPSILSGFQHEYANVDVQLVNRNSEYILNALLDHEVDIGIIEVDNKITQVSYKPFMSDEVIPVCSAKSPLAGKSLTLKQFVKTPLAVRERGSGTLNAVLKALSALHIKPADLSVKIRLGGTEALKNFLLADQCLGFMPRPSIIRQLAEGDLVEVPIEGLKITRDFFFIRRKGTEDYGLTSNFINYALQHIGHSAE
- a CDS encoding DUF998 domain-containing protein, with protein sequence MDTKPLLYTGIIIPVIFWLSTIICGFIHGNYNHISNTISELGAIGTKSETLMETFTLLCTVLSVFFMAGLFIACSQLKLNILPVFGVVGFPVMFGWAAIFHSGNHLHSASGPVFLLLYVGALLSAILWRGDSFKQIRRLSLLSLGIMLLIFIRFIPSTTIENNYTGLIQRFAHLGWSVWFVSMGACFIKLLNSKQHQLK
- the purU gene encoding formyltetrahydrofolate deformylase, translated to MIIVIQCKDKVGLVAAISATLAKHLLNIVSMREHVDHNENVFFTRLEVEDGEDSGIEDSLRKILPEGAYISVNPEPVKKVVVLATKEYHCLSDILVRNHFNTLGASVQCVIGNHAKLQDICERFDIPFYYISHEGVSKPEFEQQVIATIKQYTPDYVILAKFMRILSPEFVAEFPMKIINIHHSFLPAFIGANPYKQAFERGVKLIGATAHYVSNELDEGPIIAQQIVPVNHSYSWTDMVKAGQEVETAVLAKALKLVFEDRVFVFKNKTVVFG